DNA sequence from the Malus sylvestris chromosome 10, drMalSylv7.2, whole genome shotgun sequence genome:
CAAGTTGATGacactcctcctcctcctcttcctcccccTCCCTCCTCCTTTATGTATGCATCTATGAATATACACGCATAAAGTTGAGCTTCAAGTGCAAACAGTCTACATATGGACTGGTTTTGTGTGAAGAGCAGGCTGGTTTTCGCCCCATTCTGTTGACAAGTTGATGACGTTAGGGTGTAGGGTTTAGGATTTATCTCGGTTTCTGGGCTTAGGGTTTAAATTTTAGCACTCAGGCTTTGGGTTTCTGGAGAGAGATAGGGTGCCGTCTATGATGCAGTAGCAGTACACACGACCATATAAGAAGTggactattatatatatatatatgtctgtgtgtgtgtgtgtagataTGTATAAATTCAGAAGCATTTGGATTTCTTATTTATGCCATTTTAAATTTTGCAGTGTAAGTCCATTTAGGCTCATTGGAGTTGGATTATCAGTTTGGACCTTTGCGATAGTTGGTTGTGCTTGTTCATTCGATTTCTGGTCCATTACTATTTGCCGCATGTAAGTAACTTCATCCTTCTTGTTTTATTGCTATACCTTCTCCCCCAGTTTGTTGCTCCTTGATGTTACGTTTTTGAGCAATCCAGTAATGTGGGATAttgtttgttttccttgtttcaaTTCCTTTTCTGTTCTCTAAAGGCTAGTTGGTGTTGGGGAAGCTTCGTTTATTAGTCTTGCAGCTCCATTCATTGACGATAATGCCCCAGCTGCTCAGGTATGGTATCTTTTGTTTCATGGCATGCCAAACATTTTAAATTTGTTGGTTCCATTTGGTTTTTACTCAACGGTGGGATATACTTCTGAAGATTTTGAACCTTATTAAAAAAGTAAATCTCGAAAGAAAAAACTGCATTACCTAAAAATAAGTATATCTCAAAGGaaaaaaactatatatttattcTCAGTTCAAGTGTgtgaaaaattaaagaaaatatataagcaaaatattGTGACAAAACCCATTTAAAAATACAGCATCTAATGGATTATAAAAAATTCAAGATGTATTAAGTCGAGTTgtacttttcctttttttttcttttctttccctgTATAAAGCCAGTGTAATGTAACTTGGTCACTGCCTTATCTAAGAATGCCATGTGTTATCACTCTGCAGTAGTGTGCCATAGAACATGTATGATTCCCTGTCAGAAATATGTTAGAGTTGCAGTGTTAATTGACTTTTCTAAACTATCAAGAGCTTTGGATATGTTCTTAGTAGTAGGTTTTCTTTTACTGTGTCATTCTGAACACACCCCACCTGTTCATTCATGTATATATTCTTTTTTATGTTGGATACACCccattgcttttttattttattatcttaatatcatatatatttttagatTTGCTGTCAATTGACTTATGCTGTGTCTGTTATTTCAGAAAACTGCATGGCTTGGTATGTTCTACATGTGCATACCAAGTGGATATGCACTTGGCTATGTTTATGGTGGGGTGGTAAGTTATACTTAATTGCGACTGGGGGTTAGTTTCATTTGGCATATGTGGTGTCTTGAcccaaataaaaatttctagATAGAattctttatataaaaaatgCGTATTTGTTTACAGTTTGATGGTTCTCACTTGGTCCCACGTTGATCATTTTTTGGTTGTCTGTTATTTATAATACATAGGTTGGAAGTCACACCAAGTGGCGTTATGCATTTGTGGGGGAAGCAATCCTTATGCTTCCATTTGCTATTCTAGGGTTTGTTATGAAGCCTTTGCAGCTGAAAGGTGTGATTTTAGGCATCAATTCATTGTCTTCCACGGTTTTACCATATTTTTAAGGGTCATTGCTAAGCAATTTGTGATTACAGGTTTTTTTCATCCTGAATCAAAAAAAGCACTGACAGCAGTGGAAACGGCTGTTGAAGAAGTTCAAGCTAGTGATACATATGGTAATGTGGAAGCTGTATCAACAGATAATGGACCATTATAAAAACAAAGCCATGTCCTCTATCTGACTAGCTGCAGAATAGCTTATAATTAATTGGAACATCTCTAATAGGCTATGTGGATGTGAAGCATTCATCAATGAATAACTTTGTGATTTTAGTATTTTACCGTCTGTTTATACTGCATAACTGCATTTTTTAGGAGTTCTATTAATTTATATGATAGCTTttctcagattttctttttgggATAAAAACTAAGTTGAGTTGAGTTGACAGGAAAATTTATGTTAGGATACGTCCGTCTGataaaattttatgaaaaatctCTAAATTCCCTATCCTGTAAGAGGATTGCTTCACTAATAGGTTTCCTCATTTCCTCAAGTTTTTAGGTAGCAAATGCTCATGATTCTGAATAAATTCTGAACATTGTGTTATGCATTACAAATTAATGATGCTATGTGTCATGTTCGTTAGAGGTGCTCTTTGGCAAATATTAGAACCATAAACTCTTATGATGTAAAAGGTgtaaaatatgtatttaaaaGTTCTGTTATGTTAGCTAATCACCGTTTCCTTAGTTTCTGTCCCTCTTTCTTGACCAGAAAGTACTGCTGATAATGTTTTatgaactttttatttttatcaggATAGTGAAGGTTTCCGTTCTGTTAATTGTATTAGTTACTCTTTTCCTTTGACATGCTAATTTTGTTTTGAAACTCTGCACAGATTCAGATATTTCGAATGGTGAACATTCTTCCTGTTCAATGAAGGAACATGTGAGAAATTCTACCTTACAAAAATCTTCCAAGTGAGTCACTCATCCTTAAGCTCATATGTATGTAATACATTTCTTAGTTCCACAATCAAAGATCTTGTCAAATATTAGATAAATCCAAAATCATTAAGACATCTAGTTGTAGCAAAAATTAGATGAACAGAGTGTTTCAACAAAACACTAAAGTGGCCACCATTTAATTGAGAGGGTAAATGGTTTCAGATTCGGGTGACTTTTTGCTACAATGATCTTTGATAGAGGACCTAAAAACTAGACattttggattgttgaaatataATGTGGAGTGGGCCTATAACGGGTGTCCCTCAATTGAAGCTACCTCTCTGTAATATAATctctaaaatttatatttgtGCTGGTATATACCTAGACACACAACCCCCTTTTTGGTGGGGATAAAGCATTATGAttcatgtgaaaattaactaagCTTACAAGTTCAGTGTGCGTGAGCCTTACTCAACTTGAAACAATATTTCATCCGACATAAATACactgctttttttctttttcttatggGATGGGAAACAAGAGATTTATGAGAGAAAATGCAAGGGATACAAGAAACATGGACTCGTAGTCCATGAAACACCATTCCAGTTAATTAAATGACACTCCTTTCCTAAGGGATAAGAAACACCAAGATTGTTAGAGAAACACAAGGAATCCAAGAAACATGGTCATGCATTCCATAAAACACCTAAAGAAAACTTAAGAAACACTCCATAAACTTCACTCTCTATTTGAATTTCTGTATCCTTCTTAAGTGGTCAATTATTTCCATGCTCACCCTGGTCATACAGAGATAGTAGTTGAATTACACAAGGAACAAAGAAGTTTGAACAGAATTAAGAGGTATTAATGAAATATATATCGTTTAAATGGAACATTTATATATCAAACCCTGAATATGTTAAGCATTAATGTTTAGCATAAAATCAGTAACCAGGTGGACTTTTCAGTGAATCATTTATGAGAATTGGAAAGATTAATTGTAAGCTGGACCAGCCTATGAAGCTGGTGTAAGTTGCTcaggtgtgttttaatgttggCCACCGTTTTCTCCTCATAATATATCCTTGAGGATAAATTCAGCTTTTTGTTTAAATGGTAATGGTATGCACATGTTTATCATATTAATAGTATCCACTATAACTGTCAAATAAAGCAACCGTGAGAGGTCGCATTAGGCATTGTAAGGATCAATAAGTTTTAGAAGAAATAGTAAACATATATGTATTGATACCTGAGATCTTATTTTATGGCAGGTCAAATTTGGTATCAAGCATaaagaatcaaatttcaaggttTTTGAAAGATGTGAGGGTGCTATTGGTGGATAAGGTTTATGTTGTGAATGTTCTAGGtacttatctttttctttccccACCTGCTTTACCAACTAGTGTTTGTATATGAATTTCTTTGGTTCATGGTTGTTTCTTTGTATAGTTCTTTCACTAGCTAGTTTCCTGAGAACTCATTCAGCGGTGTAATATTTTAGTCATCATTTTGCCTTCGTCTTTATCTATATACGAATTCCCTGAAAATGTGAAATTTTCATTTGTAGGTTACATAGCATACAACTTTGTCATAGGTGCATACTCATATTGGGGGCCTAAGGCTGGATATAATATATATCATATGGTAAGCATTTCACTTTGATTGTATAGATTTGTATTATTCAATATTTTTTCCTTTCTTACTCTCGGTGTAGTCATAGTTGATGTTAAGTAGTTAGGAGATAGCTCCGTGATAAAACCTGCTTTAAATTCATGGTCTTTTGGCAGACTGATGCAGATCTTATATTTGGAGGTCTTACAATTGTGTGCGGAATATTGGGCACACTAGCGGGAGGCTTTCTTCTGGATTATATGACTAACACTATCTCTAATGCTTTTAAGGTAATCCAAAATGTTTTACTTGATGCCATTATCTAACGAATCTATAAAATGAAAGTTGTTTATATGCAATACTGCTGCTTGGCTATGGATAACTTGTGTAGTCATTGTCCAATCATTGTGttcccttttgtttctttgCCTTTGCATCACTAAGTACCAGACTGTATTGCAGCTTCTTTCAGTGGTAACGTTAATTGGGGGTGCCTTTTGCTTTGGTGCCTTTTGCTTCAAGAATATGTATGCTTTCCTAGCTCTTTTCGCAATCGGTGAACTACTTGTCTTTGCAACTCAGGTGCGTTCCTATTCAAAGAAATTTTCTCCTATTATTTTTATGGTTTTGTTCAATTTGCCTATGCTGCCGAGCACTGAACTACTTTGTATGgctcaaaaaataaataattaccgTATTCCACTGTTTGCATGACAGATATTTAGTGCCAGACCTATGGAATACTCACTCCTCTTGGTCTTCTATGTTTCCCTTTTGCAGGGTCCTGTAAATTACATTAATCTCCATTGTGTTAAACCTAATATGAGGCCACTATCCATGGCTATGTCAACGGTTTCAATTCATATCTTCGGTGATGTACCTTCCGCACCTCTTGTTGGAGTTCTCCAGGTTTGCCTTCCAGTATTTCATTATATGTCATTTAACTTGCAAATGATCCCTTTAGAAATCCTTGGTTGCACATTCTAACTGagtattcttctttctttcggTTTTGGATTGGTTGTCGACTGTGCAGGATGCAATTAACAACTGGAGGAAGACTGCTCTTATTCTAACAGCTATTTTGTTTCCATCAGCTGTAATATGGTTTATAGGTAAGTTTCTGGCAGTTACCCTGTTATTTTACTGTGGAACTTTTTGAATTGGACGATTTGTCAGACGATGGAATTTTAATTAGTGTGGATATTTGAGTAATTCCAAAATAGATGAGACGTTAGTACTCCATGTGTCACAATACAAGTGGAGGGACACGGAAAAATATATCGTCTCTCTACTTGTATTGTGACACGTGGATTACCAGCTTGTGTGATGGGTACTTGGAAATCGAGATTTGTAATCCTTATTTGGCTACCATCACAGGAATCTTTCTGCACAGCGTGGATAGATTTAACGAGGAAAGTGAGCATCAGGTGACCATCCAAACCGAAAGGTCAAACACAACGCCGTTGCTTGAAGGGAAGAAGATAGAAACAACTGAATCTGTTGCTGAACCATGAGACGAGATATTttcgtttcttttttctttcgttGCAACCTGTCACATATCCAGGTCTTGTTTAGTAGGGTGGTTGAGTTCCTGTACATACGGTCCCTAGTGCTATAATTTCTTATAAAATTTCTACTTTCCAATGCACGTGTTcgtatttgtttttctttctgaattttttttttcaaaggctGTACAAAAAATGCATGTTAATAATTCCatcctcttcttttctttgGCATGTTAATGATTCCACCATT
Encoded proteins:
- the LOC126586217 gene encoding probable sphingolipid transporter spinster homolog 2, which encodes MAQKEEATKSSEEGKLKPRPADTAMAIASTAAPAPSWFTPKRLLVIFCLINLINYLDRGAIASNGVNGSLGTCTDSDICTAGTGIQGEFHLNNFQDGVLSSAFMVGLLIASPIFASLAQSVSPFRLIGVGLSVWTFAIVGCACSFDFWSITICRMLVGVGEASFISLAAPFIDDNAPAAQKTAWLGMFYMCIPSGYALGYVYGGVVGSHTKWRYAFVGEAILMLPFAILGFVMKPLQLKGFFHPESKKALTAVETAVEEVQASDTYDSDISNGEHSSCSMKEHVRNSTLQKSSKSNLVSSIKNQISRFLKDVRVLLVDKVYVVNVLGYIAYNFVIGAYSYWGPKAGYNIYHMTDADLIFGGLTIVCGILGTLAGGFLLDYMTNTISNAFKLLSVVTLIGGAFCFGAFCFKNMYAFLALFAIGELLVFATQGPVNYINLHCVKPNMRPLSMAMSTVSIHIFGDVPSAPLVGVLQDAINNWRKTALILTAILFPSAVIWFIGIFLHSVDRFNEESEHQVTIQTERSNTTPLLEGKKIETTESVAEP